One window of Mastacembelus armatus chromosome 20, fMasArm1.2, whole genome shotgun sequence genomic DNA carries:
- the pde7a gene encoding high affinity 3',5'-cyclic-AMP phosphodiesterase 7A isoform X2, with translation MEVCYQLPVLPLDRPVPKHVLSRRGAISFSSSSSLFGAPDPRQLSQRRGAISYDSSDQTALYIRMLGACVVFKQLFANVRVRSQVGFEPERRSSHPYLFIDFRTLHTRLSCGSASASSVPERRLHRLLSCQRYLHSSRLLRGVPQQIPLHILDEDYTGQARCMLEKVGNWNFDIFLFDRLTNGNSLITLTFHLLNHYGLVELFQLDLVKLWRFLVMVQEDYHSGNPYHNAVHAADVTQAMHCYLQEPMLAKSLTSYDILLGLLAAATHDLDHPGVNQPFLIKTDHYLATLYRNTSVLENHHWKSAVGLLRETGLFSHLPPEDSLNVERDLGSLILATDISRQNEYLTRFRTHLDQNNLCLINASHRHFILQMALKCADICNPCRPWELSKQWSEKVTEEFFQQGDIEKKHKLEVSPLCDRETNTVGDIQIGFMAYVAEPLFAEWTRFSDTRLSQTMLGHMGLNKASWSSLQQEQTSMSEEVEPSTVGTDIGGVATQTDSNIVTATGGTSSKELPQGSREP, from the exons agaCGAGGGGCCATCTCCTATGACAGCTCGGATCAGACAGCACTCTACATTCGCATGCTAG GAGCTTGTGTAGTATTCAAACAACTGTTTGCAA ATGTGAGAGTGAGAAGTCAGGTTGGATTTGAACCAGAACGAAGAAGCTCCCATCCATACTTGTTCATCGATTTCCGAACTCTTCACA cacGGCTGAGCTGTGGGTCCGCATCGGCCAGCTCTGTTCCTGAAAGGAGGCTTCATAGGCTGCTTAGTTGCCAGAGGTACCTACACTCATCCCGCCTGCTGCGAGGAGTACCTCAGCAAATCCCCCTCCACATCCTTGATGAAGATTACACTGGACAGGCCAGA TGCATGCTGGAAAAAGTTGGGAACTGgaattttgacattttcctcTTTGATAGGTTGACAAATG GGAATAGCCTGATCACCCTGACGTTCCACCTGTTGAATCATTACGGCCTGGTGGAGCTCTTTCAGCTAGACTTGGTCAAACTCTGGAGATTCCTGGTCATGGTCCAGGAGGACTACCACAGTGGCAACCCATATCACAATGCTGTCCATGCTGCAGATGTTACACAGGCCATGCACTGCTACCTGCAGGAACCCATG CTTGCAAAGTCTCTGACATCCTATGATATTCTGCTGGGACTGCTAGCAGCTGCCACTCATGACCTGGATCATCCTGGGGTCAACCAGCCTTTCCTCATCAAGACTGACCACTATCTAGCTACACTCTACAGA AACACCTCAGTTCTGGAAAACCACCACTGGAAGTCTGCAGTGGGCCTCCTTAGAGAAACTGGACTGTTCTCTCATCTGCCTCCTGAGGACAG CCTGAACGTAGAAAGGGACTTGGGCTCCTTAATCCTGGCCACAGACATCAGCAGACAGAATGAGTACTTGACCAGGTTTCGCACTCACCTGGACCAGAATAACCTGTGCTTGATCAATGCCAGCCACCGACACTTCATCCTACAG ATGGCTTTGAAATGTGCAGACATCTGTAACCCTTGCAGACCATGGGAGCTGAGCAAACAGTGGAGTGAGAAAGTGACGGAAGAGTTCTTCCAACAGG GAGATATTGAGAAGAAGCACAAACTTGAAGTCAGCCCACTATGTGACCGAGAGACAAACACAGTCGGGGATATTCAAATAG GATTCATGGCGTATGTGGCGGAGCCACTGTTTGCGGAGTGGACTCGTTTCTCTGACACACGTCTGTCTCAGACCATGCTGGGCCACATGGGGCTGAACAAGGCCAGTTGGAGCAGCCTACAGCAAGAACAAACCTCCATGTCTGAGGAGGTGGAACCCAGTACAGTTGGCACAGACATAGGAGGTGTTGCCACCCAAACAGATAGCAACATAGTTACAGCTACAGGAGGAACCAGCTCCAAAGAATTACCTCAGGGAAGCAGAGAACCTTGA
- the pde7a gene encoding high affinity 3',5'-cyclic-AMP phosphodiesterase 7A isoform X5 codes for MEVCYQLPVLPLDRPVPKHVLSRRGAISFSSSSSLFGAPDPRQLSQRRGAISYDSSDQTALYIRMLARLSCGSASASSVPERRLHRLLSCQRYLHSSRLLRGVPQQIPLHILDEDYTGQARCMLEKVGNWNFDIFLFDRLTNGNSLITLTFHLLNHYGLVELFQLDLVKLWRFLVMVQEDYHSGNPYHNAVHAADVTQAMHCYLQEPMLAKSLTSYDILLGLLAAATHDLDHPGVNQPFLIKTDHYLATLYRNTSVLENHHWKSAVGLLRETGLFSHLPPEDSLNVERDLGSLILATDISRQNEYLTRFRTHLDQNNLCLINASHRHFILQMALKCADICNPCRPWELSKQWSEKVTEEFFQQGDIEKKHKLEVSPLCDRETNTVGDIQIGFMAYVAEPLFAEWTRFSDTRLSQTMLGHMGLNKASWSSLQQEQTSMSEEVEPSTVGTDIGGVATQTDSNIVTATGGTSSKELPQGSREP; via the exons agaCGAGGGGCCATCTCCTATGACAGCTCGGATCAGACAGCACTCTACATTCGCATGCTAG cacGGCTGAGCTGTGGGTCCGCATCGGCCAGCTCTGTTCCTGAAAGGAGGCTTCATAGGCTGCTTAGTTGCCAGAGGTACCTACACTCATCCCGCCTGCTGCGAGGAGTACCTCAGCAAATCCCCCTCCACATCCTTGATGAAGATTACACTGGACAGGCCAGA TGCATGCTGGAAAAAGTTGGGAACTGgaattttgacattttcctcTTTGATAGGTTGACAAATG GGAATAGCCTGATCACCCTGACGTTCCACCTGTTGAATCATTACGGCCTGGTGGAGCTCTTTCAGCTAGACTTGGTCAAACTCTGGAGATTCCTGGTCATGGTCCAGGAGGACTACCACAGTGGCAACCCATATCACAATGCTGTCCATGCTGCAGATGTTACACAGGCCATGCACTGCTACCTGCAGGAACCCATG CTTGCAAAGTCTCTGACATCCTATGATATTCTGCTGGGACTGCTAGCAGCTGCCACTCATGACCTGGATCATCCTGGGGTCAACCAGCCTTTCCTCATCAAGACTGACCACTATCTAGCTACACTCTACAGA AACACCTCAGTTCTGGAAAACCACCACTGGAAGTCTGCAGTGGGCCTCCTTAGAGAAACTGGACTGTTCTCTCATCTGCCTCCTGAGGACAG CCTGAACGTAGAAAGGGACTTGGGCTCCTTAATCCTGGCCACAGACATCAGCAGACAGAATGAGTACTTGACCAGGTTTCGCACTCACCTGGACCAGAATAACCTGTGCTTGATCAATGCCAGCCACCGACACTTCATCCTACAG ATGGCTTTGAAATGTGCAGACATCTGTAACCCTTGCAGACCATGGGAGCTGAGCAAACAGTGGAGTGAGAAAGTGACGGAAGAGTTCTTCCAACAGG GAGATATTGAGAAGAAGCACAAACTTGAAGTCAGCCCACTATGTGACCGAGAGACAAACACAGTCGGGGATATTCAAATAG GATTCATGGCGTATGTGGCGGAGCCACTGTTTGCGGAGTGGACTCGTTTCTCTGACACACGTCTGTCTCAGACCATGCTGGGCCACATGGGGCTGAACAAGGCCAGTTGGAGCAGCCTACAGCAAGAACAAACCTCCATGTCTGAGGAGGTGGAACCCAGTACAGTTGGCACAGACATAGGAGGTGTTGCCACCCAAACAGATAGCAACATAGTTACAGCTACAGGAGGAACCAGCTCCAAAGAATTACCTCAGGGAAGCAGAGAACCTTGA
- the pde7a gene encoding high affinity 3',5'-cyclic-AMP phosphodiesterase 7A isoform X3, with translation MEVCYQLPVLPLDRPVPKHVLSRRGAISFSSSSSLFGAPDPRQLSQRRGAISYDSSDQTALYIRMLGDVRVRSQVGFEPERRSSHPYLFIDFRTLHTRLSCGSASASSVPERRLHRLLSCQRYLHSSRLLRGVPQQIPLHILDEDYTGQARCMLEKVGNWNFDIFLFDRLTNGNSLITLTFHLLNHYGLVELFQLDLVKLWRFLVMVQEDYHSGNPYHNAVHAADVTQAMHCYLQEPMLAKSLTSYDILLGLLAAATHDLDHPGVNQPFLIKTDHYLATLYRNTSVLENHHWKSAVGLLRETGLFSHLPPEDSLNVERDLGSLILATDISRQNEYLTRFRTHLDQNNLCLINASHRHFILQMALKCADICNPCRPWELSKQWSEKVTEEFFQQGDIEKKHKLEVSPLCDRETNTVGDIQIGFMAYVAEPLFAEWTRFSDTRLSQTMLGHMGLNKASWSSLQQEQTSMSEEVEPSTVGTDIGGVATQTDSNIVTATGGTSSKELPQGSREP, from the exons agaCGAGGGGCCATCTCCTATGACAGCTCGGATCAGACAGCACTCTACATTCGCATGCTAG GAGATGTGAGAGTGAGAAGTCAGGTTGGATTTGAACCAGAACGAAGAAGCTCCCATCCATACTTGTTCATCGATTTCCGAACTCTTCACA cacGGCTGAGCTGTGGGTCCGCATCGGCCAGCTCTGTTCCTGAAAGGAGGCTTCATAGGCTGCTTAGTTGCCAGAGGTACCTACACTCATCCCGCCTGCTGCGAGGAGTACCTCAGCAAATCCCCCTCCACATCCTTGATGAAGATTACACTGGACAGGCCAGA TGCATGCTGGAAAAAGTTGGGAACTGgaattttgacattttcctcTTTGATAGGTTGACAAATG GGAATAGCCTGATCACCCTGACGTTCCACCTGTTGAATCATTACGGCCTGGTGGAGCTCTTTCAGCTAGACTTGGTCAAACTCTGGAGATTCCTGGTCATGGTCCAGGAGGACTACCACAGTGGCAACCCATATCACAATGCTGTCCATGCTGCAGATGTTACACAGGCCATGCACTGCTACCTGCAGGAACCCATG CTTGCAAAGTCTCTGACATCCTATGATATTCTGCTGGGACTGCTAGCAGCTGCCACTCATGACCTGGATCATCCTGGGGTCAACCAGCCTTTCCTCATCAAGACTGACCACTATCTAGCTACACTCTACAGA AACACCTCAGTTCTGGAAAACCACCACTGGAAGTCTGCAGTGGGCCTCCTTAGAGAAACTGGACTGTTCTCTCATCTGCCTCCTGAGGACAG CCTGAACGTAGAAAGGGACTTGGGCTCCTTAATCCTGGCCACAGACATCAGCAGACAGAATGAGTACTTGACCAGGTTTCGCACTCACCTGGACCAGAATAACCTGTGCTTGATCAATGCCAGCCACCGACACTTCATCCTACAG ATGGCTTTGAAATGTGCAGACATCTGTAACCCTTGCAGACCATGGGAGCTGAGCAAACAGTGGAGTGAGAAAGTGACGGAAGAGTTCTTCCAACAGG GAGATATTGAGAAGAAGCACAAACTTGAAGTCAGCCCACTATGTGACCGAGAGACAAACACAGTCGGGGATATTCAAATAG GATTCATGGCGTATGTGGCGGAGCCACTGTTTGCGGAGTGGACTCGTTTCTCTGACACACGTCTGTCTCAGACCATGCTGGGCCACATGGGGCTGAACAAGGCCAGTTGGAGCAGCCTACAGCAAGAACAAACCTCCATGTCTGAGGAGGTGGAACCCAGTACAGTTGGCACAGACATAGGAGGTGTTGCCACCCAAACAGATAGCAACATAGTTACAGCTACAGGAGGAACCAGCTCCAAAGAATTACCTCAGGGAAGCAGAGAACCTTGA
- the pde7a gene encoding high affinity 3',5'-cyclic-AMP phosphodiesterase 7A isoform X1 yields the protein MEVCYQLPVLPLDRPVPKHVLSRRGAISFSSSSSLFGAPDPRQLSQRRGAISYDSSDQTALYIRMLGACVVFKQLFARDVRVRSQVGFEPERRSSHPYLFIDFRTLHTRLSCGSASASSVPERRLHRLLSCQRYLHSSRLLRGVPQQIPLHILDEDYTGQARCMLEKVGNWNFDIFLFDRLTNGNSLITLTFHLLNHYGLVELFQLDLVKLWRFLVMVQEDYHSGNPYHNAVHAADVTQAMHCYLQEPMLAKSLTSYDILLGLLAAATHDLDHPGVNQPFLIKTDHYLATLYRNTSVLENHHWKSAVGLLRETGLFSHLPPEDSLNVERDLGSLILATDISRQNEYLTRFRTHLDQNNLCLINASHRHFILQMALKCADICNPCRPWELSKQWSEKVTEEFFQQGDIEKKHKLEVSPLCDRETNTVGDIQIGFMAYVAEPLFAEWTRFSDTRLSQTMLGHMGLNKASWSSLQQEQTSMSEEVEPSTVGTDIGGVATQTDSNIVTATGGTSSKELPQGSREP from the exons agaCGAGGGGCCATCTCCTATGACAGCTCGGATCAGACAGCACTCTACATTCGCATGCTAG GAGCTTGTGTAGTATTCAAACAACTGTTTGCAA GAGATGTGAGAGTGAGAAGTCAGGTTGGATTTGAACCAGAACGAAGAAGCTCCCATCCATACTTGTTCATCGATTTCCGAACTCTTCACA cacGGCTGAGCTGTGGGTCCGCATCGGCCAGCTCTGTTCCTGAAAGGAGGCTTCATAGGCTGCTTAGTTGCCAGAGGTACCTACACTCATCCCGCCTGCTGCGAGGAGTACCTCAGCAAATCCCCCTCCACATCCTTGATGAAGATTACACTGGACAGGCCAGA TGCATGCTGGAAAAAGTTGGGAACTGgaattttgacattttcctcTTTGATAGGTTGACAAATG GGAATAGCCTGATCACCCTGACGTTCCACCTGTTGAATCATTACGGCCTGGTGGAGCTCTTTCAGCTAGACTTGGTCAAACTCTGGAGATTCCTGGTCATGGTCCAGGAGGACTACCACAGTGGCAACCCATATCACAATGCTGTCCATGCTGCAGATGTTACACAGGCCATGCACTGCTACCTGCAGGAACCCATG CTTGCAAAGTCTCTGACATCCTATGATATTCTGCTGGGACTGCTAGCAGCTGCCACTCATGACCTGGATCATCCTGGGGTCAACCAGCCTTTCCTCATCAAGACTGACCACTATCTAGCTACACTCTACAGA AACACCTCAGTTCTGGAAAACCACCACTGGAAGTCTGCAGTGGGCCTCCTTAGAGAAACTGGACTGTTCTCTCATCTGCCTCCTGAGGACAG CCTGAACGTAGAAAGGGACTTGGGCTCCTTAATCCTGGCCACAGACATCAGCAGACAGAATGAGTACTTGACCAGGTTTCGCACTCACCTGGACCAGAATAACCTGTGCTTGATCAATGCCAGCCACCGACACTTCATCCTACAG ATGGCTTTGAAATGTGCAGACATCTGTAACCCTTGCAGACCATGGGAGCTGAGCAAACAGTGGAGTGAGAAAGTGACGGAAGAGTTCTTCCAACAGG GAGATATTGAGAAGAAGCACAAACTTGAAGTCAGCCCACTATGTGACCGAGAGACAAACACAGTCGGGGATATTCAAATAG GATTCATGGCGTATGTGGCGGAGCCACTGTTTGCGGAGTGGACTCGTTTCTCTGACACACGTCTGTCTCAGACCATGCTGGGCCACATGGGGCTGAACAAGGCCAGTTGGAGCAGCCTACAGCAAGAACAAACCTCCATGTCTGAGGAGGTGGAACCCAGTACAGTTGGCACAGACATAGGAGGTGTTGCCACCCAAACAGATAGCAACATAGTTACAGCTACAGGAGGAACCAGCTCCAAAGAATTACCTCAGGGAAGCAGAGAACCTTGA
- the pde7a gene encoding high affinity 3',5'-cyclic-AMP phosphodiesterase 7A isoform X4 has protein sequence MEVCYQLPVLPLDRPVPKHVLSRRGAISFSSSSSLFGAPDPRQLSQRRGAISYDSSDQTALYIRMLDVRVRSQVGFEPERRSSHPYLFIDFRTLHTRLSCGSASASSVPERRLHRLLSCQRYLHSSRLLRGVPQQIPLHILDEDYTGQARCMLEKVGNWNFDIFLFDRLTNGNSLITLTFHLLNHYGLVELFQLDLVKLWRFLVMVQEDYHSGNPYHNAVHAADVTQAMHCYLQEPMLAKSLTSYDILLGLLAAATHDLDHPGVNQPFLIKTDHYLATLYRNTSVLENHHWKSAVGLLRETGLFSHLPPEDSLNVERDLGSLILATDISRQNEYLTRFRTHLDQNNLCLINASHRHFILQMALKCADICNPCRPWELSKQWSEKVTEEFFQQGDIEKKHKLEVSPLCDRETNTVGDIQIGFMAYVAEPLFAEWTRFSDTRLSQTMLGHMGLNKASWSSLQQEQTSMSEEVEPSTVGTDIGGVATQTDSNIVTATGGTSSKELPQGSREP, from the exons agaCGAGGGGCCATCTCCTATGACAGCTCGGATCAGACAGCACTCTACATTCGCATGCTAG ATGTGAGAGTGAGAAGTCAGGTTGGATTTGAACCAGAACGAAGAAGCTCCCATCCATACTTGTTCATCGATTTCCGAACTCTTCACA cacGGCTGAGCTGTGGGTCCGCATCGGCCAGCTCTGTTCCTGAAAGGAGGCTTCATAGGCTGCTTAGTTGCCAGAGGTACCTACACTCATCCCGCCTGCTGCGAGGAGTACCTCAGCAAATCCCCCTCCACATCCTTGATGAAGATTACACTGGACAGGCCAGA TGCATGCTGGAAAAAGTTGGGAACTGgaattttgacattttcctcTTTGATAGGTTGACAAATG GGAATAGCCTGATCACCCTGACGTTCCACCTGTTGAATCATTACGGCCTGGTGGAGCTCTTTCAGCTAGACTTGGTCAAACTCTGGAGATTCCTGGTCATGGTCCAGGAGGACTACCACAGTGGCAACCCATATCACAATGCTGTCCATGCTGCAGATGTTACACAGGCCATGCACTGCTACCTGCAGGAACCCATG CTTGCAAAGTCTCTGACATCCTATGATATTCTGCTGGGACTGCTAGCAGCTGCCACTCATGACCTGGATCATCCTGGGGTCAACCAGCCTTTCCTCATCAAGACTGACCACTATCTAGCTACACTCTACAGA AACACCTCAGTTCTGGAAAACCACCACTGGAAGTCTGCAGTGGGCCTCCTTAGAGAAACTGGACTGTTCTCTCATCTGCCTCCTGAGGACAG CCTGAACGTAGAAAGGGACTTGGGCTCCTTAATCCTGGCCACAGACATCAGCAGACAGAATGAGTACTTGACCAGGTTTCGCACTCACCTGGACCAGAATAACCTGTGCTTGATCAATGCCAGCCACCGACACTTCATCCTACAG ATGGCTTTGAAATGTGCAGACATCTGTAACCCTTGCAGACCATGGGAGCTGAGCAAACAGTGGAGTGAGAAAGTGACGGAAGAGTTCTTCCAACAGG GAGATATTGAGAAGAAGCACAAACTTGAAGTCAGCCCACTATGTGACCGAGAGACAAACACAGTCGGGGATATTCAAATAG GATTCATGGCGTATGTGGCGGAGCCACTGTTTGCGGAGTGGACTCGTTTCTCTGACACACGTCTGTCTCAGACCATGCTGGGCCACATGGGGCTGAACAAGGCCAGTTGGAGCAGCCTACAGCAAGAACAAACCTCCATGTCTGAGGAGGTGGAACCCAGTACAGTTGGCACAGACATAGGAGGTGTTGCCACCCAAACAGATAGCAACATAGTTACAGCTACAGGAGGAACCAGCTCCAAAGAATTACCTCAGGGAAGCAGAGAACCTTGA
- the pde7a gene encoding high affinity 3',5'-cyclic-AMP phosphodiesterase 7A isoform X8, whose protein sequence is MLDVRVRSQVGFEPERRSSHPYLFIDFRTLHTRLSCGSASASSVPERRLHRLLSCQRYLHSSRLLRGVPQQIPLHILDEDYTGQARCMLEKVGNWNFDIFLFDRLTNGNSLITLTFHLLNHYGLVELFQLDLVKLWRFLVMVQEDYHSGNPYHNAVHAADVTQAMHCYLQEPMLAKSLTSYDILLGLLAAATHDLDHPGVNQPFLIKTDHYLATLYRNTSVLENHHWKSAVGLLRETGLFSHLPPEDSLNVERDLGSLILATDISRQNEYLTRFRTHLDQNNLCLINASHRHFILQMALKCADICNPCRPWELSKQWSEKVTEEFFQQGDIEKKHKLEVSPLCDRETNTVGDIQIGFMAYVAEPLFAEWTRFSDTRLSQTMLGHMGLNKASWSSLQQEQTSMSEEVEPSTVGTDIGGVATQTDSNIVTATGGTSSKELPQGSREP, encoded by the exons ATGCTAG ATGTGAGAGTGAGAAGTCAGGTTGGATTTGAACCAGAACGAAGAAGCTCCCATCCATACTTGTTCATCGATTTCCGAACTCTTCACA cacGGCTGAGCTGTGGGTCCGCATCGGCCAGCTCTGTTCCTGAAAGGAGGCTTCATAGGCTGCTTAGTTGCCAGAGGTACCTACACTCATCCCGCCTGCTGCGAGGAGTACCTCAGCAAATCCCCCTCCACATCCTTGATGAAGATTACACTGGACAGGCCAGA TGCATGCTGGAAAAAGTTGGGAACTGgaattttgacattttcctcTTTGATAGGTTGACAAATG GGAATAGCCTGATCACCCTGACGTTCCACCTGTTGAATCATTACGGCCTGGTGGAGCTCTTTCAGCTAGACTTGGTCAAACTCTGGAGATTCCTGGTCATGGTCCAGGAGGACTACCACAGTGGCAACCCATATCACAATGCTGTCCATGCTGCAGATGTTACACAGGCCATGCACTGCTACCTGCAGGAACCCATG CTTGCAAAGTCTCTGACATCCTATGATATTCTGCTGGGACTGCTAGCAGCTGCCACTCATGACCTGGATCATCCTGGGGTCAACCAGCCTTTCCTCATCAAGACTGACCACTATCTAGCTACACTCTACAGA AACACCTCAGTTCTGGAAAACCACCACTGGAAGTCTGCAGTGGGCCTCCTTAGAGAAACTGGACTGTTCTCTCATCTGCCTCCTGAGGACAG CCTGAACGTAGAAAGGGACTTGGGCTCCTTAATCCTGGCCACAGACATCAGCAGACAGAATGAGTACTTGACCAGGTTTCGCACTCACCTGGACCAGAATAACCTGTGCTTGATCAATGCCAGCCACCGACACTTCATCCTACAG ATGGCTTTGAAATGTGCAGACATCTGTAACCCTTGCAGACCATGGGAGCTGAGCAAACAGTGGAGTGAGAAAGTGACGGAAGAGTTCTTCCAACAGG GAGATATTGAGAAGAAGCACAAACTTGAAGTCAGCCCACTATGTGACCGAGAGACAAACACAGTCGGGGATATTCAAATAG GATTCATGGCGTATGTGGCGGAGCCACTGTTTGCGGAGTGGACTCGTTTCTCTGACACACGTCTGTCTCAGACCATGCTGGGCCACATGGGGCTGAACAAGGCCAGTTGGAGCAGCCTACAGCAAGAACAAACCTCCATGTCTGAGGAGGTGGAACCCAGTACAGTTGGCACAGACATAGGAGGTGTTGCCACCCAAACAGATAGCAACATAGTTACAGCTACAGGAGGAACCAGCTCCAAAGAATTACCTCAGGGAAGCAGAGAACCTTGA
- the pde7a gene encoding high affinity 3',5'-cyclic-AMP phosphodiesterase 7A isoform X7: MLGDVRVRSQVGFEPERRSSHPYLFIDFRTLHTRLSCGSASASSVPERRLHRLLSCQRYLHSSRLLRGVPQQIPLHILDEDYTGQARCMLEKVGNWNFDIFLFDRLTNGNSLITLTFHLLNHYGLVELFQLDLVKLWRFLVMVQEDYHSGNPYHNAVHAADVTQAMHCYLQEPMLAKSLTSYDILLGLLAAATHDLDHPGVNQPFLIKTDHYLATLYRNTSVLENHHWKSAVGLLRETGLFSHLPPEDSLNVERDLGSLILATDISRQNEYLTRFRTHLDQNNLCLINASHRHFILQMALKCADICNPCRPWELSKQWSEKVTEEFFQQGDIEKKHKLEVSPLCDRETNTVGDIQIGFMAYVAEPLFAEWTRFSDTRLSQTMLGHMGLNKASWSSLQQEQTSMSEEVEPSTVGTDIGGVATQTDSNIVTATGGTSSKELPQGSREP, from the exons ATGCTAG GAGATGTGAGAGTGAGAAGTCAGGTTGGATTTGAACCAGAACGAAGAAGCTCCCATCCATACTTGTTCATCGATTTCCGAACTCTTCACA cacGGCTGAGCTGTGGGTCCGCATCGGCCAGCTCTGTTCCTGAAAGGAGGCTTCATAGGCTGCTTAGTTGCCAGAGGTACCTACACTCATCCCGCCTGCTGCGAGGAGTACCTCAGCAAATCCCCCTCCACATCCTTGATGAAGATTACACTGGACAGGCCAGA TGCATGCTGGAAAAAGTTGGGAACTGgaattttgacattttcctcTTTGATAGGTTGACAAATG GGAATAGCCTGATCACCCTGACGTTCCACCTGTTGAATCATTACGGCCTGGTGGAGCTCTTTCAGCTAGACTTGGTCAAACTCTGGAGATTCCTGGTCATGGTCCAGGAGGACTACCACAGTGGCAACCCATATCACAATGCTGTCCATGCTGCAGATGTTACACAGGCCATGCACTGCTACCTGCAGGAACCCATG CTTGCAAAGTCTCTGACATCCTATGATATTCTGCTGGGACTGCTAGCAGCTGCCACTCATGACCTGGATCATCCTGGGGTCAACCAGCCTTTCCTCATCAAGACTGACCACTATCTAGCTACACTCTACAGA AACACCTCAGTTCTGGAAAACCACCACTGGAAGTCTGCAGTGGGCCTCCTTAGAGAAACTGGACTGTTCTCTCATCTGCCTCCTGAGGACAG CCTGAACGTAGAAAGGGACTTGGGCTCCTTAATCCTGGCCACAGACATCAGCAGACAGAATGAGTACTTGACCAGGTTTCGCACTCACCTGGACCAGAATAACCTGTGCTTGATCAATGCCAGCCACCGACACTTCATCCTACAG ATGGCTTTGAAATGTGCAGACATCTGTAACCCTTGCAGACCATGGGAGCTGAGCAAACAGTGGAGTGAGAAAGTGACGGAAGAGTTCTTCCAACAGG GAGATATTGAGAAGAAGCACAAACTTGAAGTCAGCCCACTATGTGACCGAGAGACAAACACAGTCGGGGATATTCAAATAG GATTCATGGCGTATGTGGCGGAGCCACTGTTTGCGGAGTGGACTCGTTTCTCTGACACACGTCTGTCTCAGACCATGCTGGGCCACATGGGGCTGAACAAGGCCAGTTGGAGCAGCCTACAGCAAGAACAAACCTCCATGTCTGAGGAGGTGGAACCCAGTACAGTTGGCACAGACATAGGAGGTGTTGCCACCCAAACAGATAGCAACATAGTTACAGCTACAGGAGGAACCAGCTCCAAAGAATTACCTCAGGGAAGCAGAGAACCTTGA